A single window of Nocardioides kongjuensis DNA harbors:
- a CDS encoding acyl-CoA dehydrogenase C-terminal domain-containing protein has translation MSHYKSNLRDIEFNLFELFNVQDYLGTGIYEEMDADTAREILSEVERIAREDLAASFVDSDRNPPVFDPKTNTAPVPASFKKSYDTWMESGFWGLGLPEEIGGTTAPPSLVWTTGEMVLGAQAPIWMYCTGPSMGSVVFKNANGVARDIRIAEIMVERLWGATMVLTEPDAGSDVGAGKTFATPNEDGSWNISGVKRFITSAESDLQENIMHLVLARPKGVEGVGGPGTKGLSLFLVPKYHFDHQTGELTGERNGVYVTNVEHKMGIKVSNTCELTFGDPQVGGGEPAKGWLLGEVHDGIRQMFDVIENARMMVGTKAIATLSTGYLNALEFAKERVQGSDLTQSADKAAPRVTITHHPDVRRSLMTQKSFAEAMRSLVVFTATWQDKVQLAKAAGERNELAEAVNDLLLPIVKGYGSERSWVLLGTESLQTFGGSGFLQEYPIEQYVRDAKIDTLYEGTTAIQGQDFFFRKIVKDQGKALGHIAGEIKAFIESEAGNGRLKNERELLANALADAEAMVSLMINDLMSAQDEIKNIYKVGLNTTRLLMALGDVVCAWLLLRGAEVALAKLDGGAGNDQAYYEGKVAAAQWFAQLNLPRLSAELKIAQATGLDVMDLDEAAF, from the coding sequence GTGAGCCACTACAAGAGCAACCTGCGCGACATCGAGTTCAACCTCTTCGAGCTCTTCAACGTGCAGGACTACCTCGGCACGGGCATCTACGAGGAGATGGACGCCGACACCGCGCGCGAGATCCTCTCCGAGGTCGAGCGCATCGCGCGCGAGGACCTGGCGGCGTCGTTCGTCGACTCCGACCGGAACCCGCCGGTGTTCGACCCCAAGACGAACACCGCGCCGGTCCCCGCGTCGTTCAAGAAGTCGTACGACACCTGGATGGAGTCCGGCTTCTGGGGCCTGGGCCTGCCGGAGGAGATCGGTGGCACCACCGCGCCGCCGTCGCTGGTGTGGACCACCGGCGAGATGGTGCTCGGCGCGCAGGCGCCGATCTGGATGTACTGCACCGGCCCCTCGATGGGCTCGGTCGTCTTCAAGAACGCCAACGGCGTGGCCCGCGACATCCGCATCGCCGAGATCATGGTCGAGCGCCTGTGGGGCGCCACCATGGTGCTCACCGAGCCCGACGCGGGTTCGGACGTGGGTGCCGGCAAGACCTTCGCCACGCCCAACGAGGACGGCTCCTGGAACATCTCCGGCGTCAAGCGCTTCATCACCAGCGCCGAGTCGGACCTGCAGGAGAACATCATGCACCTGGTCCTCGCCCGCCCGAAGGGCGTCGAGGGCGTGGGTGGCCCGGGCACCAAGGGCCTGAGCCTCTTCCTCGTGCCGAAGTACCACTTCGACCACCAGACCGGCGAGCTGACCGGCGAGCGCAACGGCGTCTACGTCACCAACGTCGAGCACAAGATGGGCATCAAGGTGTCCAACACCTGCGAGCTCACCTTCGGCGACCCGCAGGTCGGCGGCGGCGAGCCCGCCAAGGGCTGGCTGCTCGGCGAGGTGCACGACGGCATCCGCCAGATGTTCGACGTCATCGAGAACGCCCGCATGATGGTGGGGACCAAGGCCATCGCGACCCTGTCGACCGGCTACCTCAACGCGCTCGAGTTCGCCAAGGAGCGCGTCCAGGGCTCCGACCTCACCCAGTCCGCCGACAAGGCCGCGCCGCGGGTGACGATCACGCACCACCCCGACGTCCGCCGCTCGCTGATGACCCAGAAGTCGTTCGCCGAGGCGATGCGCTCGCTGGTCGTGTTCACGGCCACCTGGCAGGACAAGGTCCAGCTCGCCAAGGCCGCGGGGGAGCGCAACGAGCTCGCCGAGGCCGTCAACGACCTGCTGCTCCCGATCGTCAAGGGCTACGGCTCGGAGCGCTCGTGGGTCCTGCTCGGCACCGAGTCGCTGCAGACCTTCGGTGGTTCGGGCTTCCTGCAGGAGTACCCGATCGAGCAGTACGTCCGCGACGCGAAGATCGACACCCTCTACGAGGGCACCACCGCGATCCAGGGCCAGGACTTCTTCTTCCGCAAGATCGTCAAGGACCAGGGCAAGGCGCTGGGCCACATCGCGGGCGAGATCAAGGCGTTCATCGAGTCGGAGGCCGGCAACGGTCGCCTCAAGAACGAGCGCGAGCTGCTCGCCAACGCGCTCGCCGACGCCGAGGCCATGGTCAGCCTGATGATCAACGACCTCATGTCCGCCCAGGACGAGATCAAGAACATCTACAAGGTCGGCCTCAACACCACGCGCCTGCTGATGGCGCTCGGTGACGTGGTCTGCGCCTGGCTGCTGCTGCGCGGCGCCGAGGTCGCGCTGGCCAAGCTCGACGGCGGAGCCGGCAACGACCAGGCCTACTACGAGGGCAAGGTCGCCGCAGCCCAGTGGTTCGCTCAGCTCAACCTGCCGCGCCTCTCGGCCGAGCTCAAGATCGCCCAGGCGACCGGCCTGGACGTGATGGACCTCGACGAGGCCGCGTTCTGA
- a CDS encoding maleylpyruvate isomerase family mycothiol-dependent enzyme translates to MSDRELLAGYVENWWSAVGDLVALLEELGPDDWSTPTDLAGWDVKAVASHTAHLESILAGGPDETADIGEPAHVTSPMGQFTEIGVVTRRGREPASIIEEIRTTTARRRAALDAAPPEDATAPADGIFGLIGWNTRTLLRNRPLDVWMHEQDIRRAVGRPGGLDSPGAQHTADYLVEAFGFVVGKRVAPPAGTTAVLAVEGSTPIAVEVGEDGRAQPLAAVPDEPNVTVAMDRESFIVLAGGRRAAAPGAVKVSGDQELGQRIVASLATTP, encoded by the coding sequence ATGAGCGACCGCGAGCTGCTGGCCGGCTACGTCGAGAACTGGTGGAGCGCAGTCGGAGACCTCGTCGCCCTGCTCGAGGAGCTCGGCCCCGACGACTGGAGCACGCCGACCGACCTCGCCGGCTGGGACGTCAAGGCGGTCGCCTCGCACACCGCGCACCTCGAGTCCATCCTCGCCGGCGGACCCGACGAGACGGCCGACATCGGCGAGCCCGCGCACGTCACCAGCCCGATGGGCCAGTTCACCGAGATCGGCGTCGTCACCCGCCGCGGCCGCGAGCCGGCCTCGATCATCGAGGAGATCCGTACGACGACCGCCCGGCGCCGCGCAGCACTGGACGCCGCGCCGCCGGAGGACGCCACGGCGCCGGCCGACGGCATCTTCGGCCTGATCGGGTGGAACACCCGGACCCTGCTGCGCAACCGGCCGCTCGACGTGTGGATGCACGAGCAGGACATCCGCCGCGCGGTCGGCCGCCCCGGCGGCCTCGACAGCCCCGGCGCCCAGCACACCGCCGACTACCTCGTCGAGGCGTTCGGCTTCGTCGTCGGCAAGCGCGTCGCCCCGCCCGCCGGCACGACGGCCGTGCTCGCCGTCGAGGGCAGCACGCCGATCGCCGTCGAGGTGGGCGAGGACGGACGTGCCCAGCCTCTGGCCGCCGTGCCGGACGAGCCGAACGTCACCGTCGCCATGGATCGCGAGAGCTTCATCGTGCTGGCCGGCGGCCGTCGTGCTGCCGCGCCGGGGGCCGTGAAGGTCTCGGGTGACCAGGAGCTGGGGCAGCGGATCGTCGCCAGCCTCGCCACGACGCCGTAG
- a CDS encoding RrF2 family transcriptional regulator, which produces MRVSAKSDYALRALIAMASRSDGRAVSAEELGRLQDIPHGFLQAILADLRRAGIVMSQRGQSGGWRMAREATSVSVADVIRAVDGPLVSVYGLRPEAVNYNEAAEVLQHVWIAARRALREVFEDVSIQQLADGHLPDAVTSRTADDDAWAPH; this is translated from the coding sequence ATGCGCGTCTCCGCCAAGTCCGACTACGCACTGCGGGCCCTGATCGCCATGGCGAGCAGGTCCGACGGGCGAGCCGTCAGCGCGGAGGAGCTCGGACGCCTCCAGGACATCCCCCACGGCTTCCTCCAGGCGATCCTCGCCGACCTGCGCCGCGCCGGCATCGTGATGTCCCAGCGCGGCCAGTCCGGCGGCTGGCGGATGGCCCGCGAGGCCACCTCCGTCTCGGTCGCCGACGTGATCCGCGCCGTCGACGGCCCGCTCGTCTCCGTCTACGGACTGCGCCCCGAGGCGGTCAACTACAACGAGGCCGCCGAGGTCCTCCAGCACGTCTGGATCGCCGCCCGCCGCGCGCTGCGCGAGGTCTTCGAGGACGTGTCGATCCAGCAGCTCGCCGACGGGCACCTCCCCGACGCCGTCACCAGCCGCACGGCGGACGACGACGCCTGGGCACCGCACTAG
- a CDS encoding nuclear transport factor 2 family protein produces MITSDAIAWNAPNDPHPARAASQRSYSAVAKGDLAEWLTVYAEDAVLEDPVGPSMFDPEGKGHHGHAGISAFWEKAIAPIDTFEFQINDSFANPGSNTCANIGRIKTSFADGSHTTTDLIMVYVVDDDGRVRSMKAFWEPDRTMASFTSA; encoded by the coding sequence ATGATCACCTCCGACGCGATCGCCTGGAACGCCCCCAACGACCCGCACCCGGCCCGCGCGGCGTCCCAGCGGTCCTACTCCGCCGTGGCCAAGGGCGACCTGGCCGAGTGGCTGACGGTGTACGCCGAGGACGCGGTGCTCGAGGACCCGGTCGGCCCGTCGATGTTCGACCCCGAGGGCAAGGGCCACCACGGCCACGCCGGCATCTCGGCCTTCTGGGAGAAGGCGATCGCGCCGATCGACACCTTCGAGTTCCAGATCAACGACTCGTTCGCCAACCCGGGCAGCAACACCTGCGCCAACATCGGGCGGATCAAGACGTCCTTCGCCGACGGCTCGCACACGACGACCGACCTGATCATGGTGTACGTCGTCGACGACGACGGCCGGGTGAGGTCGATGAAGGCGTTCTGGGAGCCGGACCGCACGATGGCGAGCTTCACCTCCGCCTGA
- a CDS encoding family 43 glycosylhydrolase has translation MPRTAPRLACCLAVLAALVLALCGTPARADDREYPEPFFNGNVGDPSVVMVGKRMVVVATGPQINRAYKDPGHPWRYQQPVLTHRPKWAIAEGGIWAADIAKVGRKWLLYYAVPVAGLGDFGRCIGVAVAKKALDPFKPVGGRPLVCPSQALVPPAQDPVVTPDLPSRGVIDPSLYREGKQTYLLYKTDGKPSSIRLLPLSRSGLRVRTGQDPANPSAELVRSTGVIENPVLTRHAGIYYLFASEGDFARCSYAETWRQSASMTDWSLSAPTVLLDSTITQGLCGPAGGDIVKHRGRTTLYFHGWVRLHSSKPKGVNYWAWNGGEQYGRRAMYGARLTFPGGVPTVKRYLSRTGVPQRVPTPY, from the coding sequence GTGCCCCGTACCGCTCCACGCCTCGCCTGCTGCCTCGCCGTCCTCGCTGCGCTGGTGCTCGCCCTGTGCGGTACGCCGGCCCGCGCCGACGACCGGGAGTACCCCGAGCCGTTCTTCAACGGCAACGTCGGCGACCCGAGCGTGGTGATGGTCGGCAAGCGGATGGTCGTGGTCGCGACCGGGCCGCAGATCAACCGCGCCTACAAGGACCCCGGCCACCCGTGGCGCTACCAGCAGCCGGTGCTCACGCACCGCCCGAAGTGGGCGATCGCGGAGGGCGGCATCTGGGCCGCGGACATCGCGAAGGTCGGCCGGAAGTGGCTGCTCTACTACGCCGTCCCGGTCGCCGGGCTCGGCGACTTCGGCCGCTGCATCGGCGTCGCCGTGGCGAAGAAGGCGCTCGACCCGTTCAAGCCGGTCGGGGGGAGGCCGCTGGTGTGCCCGTCGCAGGCGCTGGTGCCGCCCGCCCAGGACCCCGTCGTCACGCCGGACCTGCCGAGCCGCGGCGTCATCGACCCGTCGCTCTACCGTGAGGGCAAGCAGACCTACCTGCTCTACAAGACCGACGGAAAGCCGTCGTCGATCCGGTTGCTGCCGCTGAGCCGGAGCGGCCTCCGGGTGCGCACCGGGCAGGACCCGGCGAACCCGAGCGCCGAGCTGGTCCGCTCCACCGGGGTCATCGAGAACCCCGTCCTGACGCGGCATGCGGGCATCTACTACCTGTTCGCGTCCGAGGGCGACTTCGCCCGGTGCTCGTACGCCGAGACCTGGCGCCAGTCCGCGTCGATGACCGACTGGTCCCTCTCCGCCCCCACGGTGCTGCTCGACAGCACCATCACCCAGGGCCTCTGCGGGCCGGCCGGTGGCGACATCGTCAAGCACCGAGGCCGGACCACCCTCTACTTCCACGGCTGGGTGCGGTTGCACTCGTCGAAGCCGAAGGGCGTGAACTACTGGGCGTGGAACGGCGGCGAGCAGTACGGCCGGCGGGCGATGTACGGCGCGCGGCTGACGTTCCCGGGCGGCGTGCCGACGGTGAAGAGGTACCTCTCGCGCACCGGCGTCCCGCAGCGCGTTCCCACGCCGTACTGA